In the genome of Cyanobacteria bacterium GSL.Bin1, the window CTAGTTTCAATCAGCAATTACAGCCAAGATTGAGCCAGTAGCGCGATCGCGACCCCCAAAATGACGCCAACAATGACTTGTAAGGGGGTATGTCCAAGAAGTTCTTTCAGTTTTTCCTCATTAAAATCCTTGTGTTCTTGAAATAATTCATCAACAATTTGATTCAGCAACCGCGCTTGCTTTCCCGCTGCTTGTCGCACCCCAGCAGCATCAAACATGACAATAATCGCAAACAGAAGCGCGATCGCGAAATCGGTACTTTCCCAGCCTTCGCGAATCCCAACCCCTGTCGCAAGAGAAGCGACCAAAGCCGAATGAGCACTGGGCATTCCTCCAGTTGTGAAGAGCGATCGCAGATTAAATTTGCCCTCCCGAAAGAATTCAATCACTAATTTCAATCCCTGAGCAACCAAACACGCAATCAGGGACACCCAAAGCAGATGATTCTCCACAATACTGGCAAAATTATCCATAATTAATTCTTGCGAGTAGCAATTAACTGCGCGATCGCCTGTAACGGAAGAGCGGCATCTCCATAACCGGAGAGTTCTGCACACGCAGCTTGCGTTAACTCATCGGCTTTCGTTTTCGACGCTTCTAACCCTAATAATCGAGGATAAGTGGCTTTATTGGCTTCGACATCCTTACCGGCGGTTTTCCCCAGTTCTTCTTGGGTTGCTGTAATATCAAGAATATCGTCAACAATCTGGAACGCCAAACCAATGTCATAAGCATAGCGAGACAAGCGACCTAAGTCTTCTGCACTCGCTTCCCCTAACATGGCTCCAGTTACAACACAGGCTTCCAATAAGGCTCCTGTTTTATGCGTATGAATGTAGTTGAGGGTTTCTAAACCAATATCGGGATTGCCCTCTGATGCCAAATCCACCACTTGACCCCCCACTAAACCAGTTGCACCGACGGCATGACCTAATTTGGCAATTACTTGTAACACCGCTGAGGGATTAACCCCTTGCGTCTGGGCAGCAATATACTCAAACGCATAAGCTAACAAACCATCTCCCGCTAAAATTGCAATATCCTCACCAAACTTCTTATGATTCGTGAGTTGTCCTCGCCGATAGTCATCATTGTCCATCGCGGGTAAATCATCATGAATCAATGACATGGTGTGAATCATCTCTAATGCACAAGCGGTCGGCATTGCCATTTCAATGGTTCCTCCTACCAACTCGCAAGTGGCTAAACACAAAATCGGGCGTAAGCGTTTTCCACCGGCTAACAGCGAGTAGCGCATCGCATCGTAAATAACAGGGGGCTCGCCCATGGTCAAGGATTGATCCAACGCTTTTTCCACCACTGCTTTTCGGGCTTGGAGGTAGCTATCGAGATCGAAGGCTAGGGGTTGCTTACAAATCGATTGATCACTCATGCTCATGTTTTGGGTTTCGGTGAAGGATATTTCTGGGGTTGCAACTCGATTTTATATTTTACGGGTCAATGAGGAACCATTGACAAAAAACGCTGTTCAAAACTTTTAACGGTGTTTTCTAAAAGCATGGTTACCGTCATCGGTCCAATCCCACCCGGAACCGGGGTGAGGTAGCTGGCGACTGTTGCGACTTGTTCGTGGTTAACATCCCCAATCAGCCGGTTTTTTCCCGTTTCATCTTGAATGCGATTAATCCCCACATCCACGACAATTGCTCCTGGTTTAACCATATCAGCAGTAATCAAATTCGGTTGACCCACCGCGACAGATAAAATATCAGCTTGTTGGGCTAAAGCTCGTAACTGATCGGGAGGGGTTTCCCCATGGGCAATGGTCACGGTAGCATTGGCTGCCAATAGCATTAAGGCTAAGGGTTTTCCCACCAAGATACTCCGTCCAATGACCAGTGCGTTTTTGCTCGCGATCGGGAGGTGATAGGTATCTAACAAACGCATTACCCCAGCCGGCGTACAACTCCTTAATCCCGGTTCGCCCCGAATTAAACGCCCGAGATTAGTGGGATGTAAACCATCAACATCTTTTTCCGGTGCAATTTTGTACAGGGCTTGAATGGCATCTAAATGTTCCGGAAGCGGCAGTTGCACTAAAATTCCATCGACTCGTGGGTCTTCATTGAGTTCAATAATTTTTGCTTCCAACTCCACTTGGGTTGTGGTACTCGGAAAATGTTCTCCAAAGGAAGTAATCCCCAATTTTTCACAGGCCCGTTCTTTATTGCGGACATAAACCCCACTCGCCGGATCATCTCCCACCATAATGACAGCTAAGCCGGGTGGACGTCCGACTTGAGCTTGGAGTTGTTCAACACGTTGTTTGAGTTCCCCTTGAATCTGTTGAGCAAGGGCTTTTCCGTCTAATCGCTTCGCCATTTGAGAGGTCATTGCAAACAAAATTAATCAAAATGGTGGACACTCTATGATAGTTTCTCAGATTTGGTGCCATGTCAACGACCCACAATTAATCCCTCAATATAATGTGATTGAGGTTGGATTCTGTTGCCTGCCTCAATTCGTTGAAAACCATCTCCATGAAGAAGTAAGGACTGTATGCTGGTTTGTAGGATGAAATTAGTAACATCATTTCCGGATTTCCGGTGTAGGGAGGCTGAGATTGGAGATTGAGAGACAAGCCCGTCAAGCCAGTGCCCAATCCATAGCTGAGGTTTTGGCAAGCCTCTCTGTTGATCCCAAGCAGGGGTTGACGATCGCGCAAGTCCAAAAACGGCAACAAACCTACGGTCTCAATCAACTGCAAAAAGTGAAAGGGCGTTCCCCGTGGCAAATCTTTGTCGATCAGTTTAAAAGTCCGATTATTGGACTCTTGGGCATCGCAGCCGTTCTTTCCTTTGCCTTTCGAGAATGGATCGAAGGGATTGCCATTTTAATCGCGATCGCGCTCAATGCCGGAATTGGTTTTGTCACCGAAATCAAGGCGGTGCGCTCAATGGAAGCTCTGCAAAAGCTGAGTCAAACGTATGCGACACTGCGCCGCGAGGGTCGAGTGGTGTCAGTTAATACAGAAGAACTGGTCCCCGGAGATATTGTTCTCCTGGAAGGAGGAGATCTGGTTCCGGCAGATTTGCGGGTCCTGGAATGCTCGAAACTGCAAGCGGATGAATCAGCATTGACCGGGGAATCGGTTCCGGTGAGTAAGGGAGTCGCCTCTCTCGAAGCCAATTTACCCTTAGCCGAACAAAAAAATCTCTTGTTCAAAGGCACAGCGGTTACTCGCGGCAGCGGAACTGGGGTAGTGATTGCCACTGGCATGCGGACCGAATTGGGGAAAATTTCCAAGTTGATGGCAGAAGCGGAAGCGGAGGTGACGCCCCTCGAAAAACGATTGGAACAACTCAGTCGTCGGTTAATTTGGTTTACGCTGGTGCTAGCCGTTTTTGTGGCTGTTTCTGGCATTTTAGGGGGACAAGACCTCTTACTGATGGTGGAAACCGCGATCGCGCTGGCAGTAGCAGTGATTCCAGAAGGTCTCCCGATTGTTGCGACTGTTGCTTTGGCCCGGGGAATGTGGCGCATGGCGAAGCGGAATGCGTTAATGAATCGCCTCTCTGCAGTAGAAACTCTGGGCGCGACAAATATTATCTGTACCGATAAAACCGGTACGCTCACAGAAAACCGAATGACCTTAACCCAAATTGCTCTGGCAGACGGAGATTTTGCGGTGACCGGTCAAGGACTTGCCCAGCAAGGAGATTTTATTCTCAATCAGGAACGGATCGACCCGAGTCAACATAATCCCCTCCAAGCTTTACTGACTGTTGCTGTCCTTTGTAACAATGCGACGCTGCCAAATGCGAATGACCAAAATTTAATTGGCGATCCCACTGAAGTTGCCCTTTTGGTGGCAGGGGCAAAAGCAGGTCTCGATCGTCATCAATTATTAGAAAAGTTGCCAGAAGTTCAGGAAGTTGCCTTCGATTCGGAGAGTAAGCGCATGGCAACGATTCATGAAGCCGACAATTGGCACCATCCATTCTTCGGAGGAATCGAAAGTACTGAAGCCTCTTATCTAGTAGCCGTCAAAGGCGCATTAGAATCAGTGCTTCCCCTGTGTTCCCATCAACTGATTGATCGCGAAGAACGATCCCTAACCAATAAAGTCCGCAAACAGTGGCGCGATCGCGCAATTGAGATGGCAGCGGAGGGACTACGCGTTCTCAGTATGGCTTACAAAGTGGTGGATGACCCGGAAAAGGATCCGTATGAAAATCTGGTTTGGTTAGGGGTTGTCGGTTTGCTCGATCCACCGCGATTATCAGTGAAGGAAGCGATTCAAGATTGTCATCAAGCTGGCATTCGCGTCATCATGCTCACCGGAGATCAATCCGTAACGGCGCGTAAGATCGGTATAGCGGTCGGGTTGATTGCAGACGAAAGTAGCCAAGTTAGACAAGGAGACGCCTTAGAGCATCTCGACCAACTTTCAGTATCAGAGCAACAACAGTTATTACAAGTGCCGATCTTTGCCCGAGTGACCCCAGAACAAAAGCTGAATCTGATTACCCTTCATCAGCGTCACCAAGCCATTATTGCGATGACGGGTGATGGCATTAACGATGCGCCAGCTTTGAAGAAAGCAGATATTGGAATTGCTATGGGCGAGCGCGGCACACAAGTAGCGAAGGATTCCGCAGACATGGTCTTGCAAGATGATGCCTTCTCGACAATTGTTTTTGCCATTGCCCAAGGACGCACTATTTTTAATAATATTCGTCAATTTACCCTCTATTTACTCTCAGGGAATGTCGGTGAAATTATTGCTGTTGCCATTACCTCTTTCCTGGGTGCGCCTCTCCCGATTCTCCCGTTACAAATTCTCTTTCTCAACGCAGTCAACGATGTCTTTCCCGCTCTTGCTTTAGGAGCAGGTGAAGGGAATGATGCTGTTATGCAACGTCCCCCTCGCGATCCCCAGGAAGCCTTGTTAACCCGTTACTATTGGCTCATGATTAGTCTGTATGGGGTGATTATTGCTGTTACGATCCTGGGCATCTTTGCGATTGCTCTGCAAGTCTTTGCCTTCCCCCTAGAACAAGCAGTGACAATCTCTTTTCTCACCTTAGCATTTGGTCGCTTGTGGCACGTTTTCAATATGCGCGATACTGGCTCTGGCTTATTCCGTAACGAGATCAGCGTTAATCCTTATATTTGGGGAGCCTTAGGAATTTGTACGGGCTTACTGTTGCTAGCTACTTATACCCCTGGTGTCTCAACAGTCTTATCACTGGTTCATCCCGGCTTAGAAGGCTGGGGATTAATTCTGGTGGCGAGTTTTGTCCCTCTGCTGTTGGGTCAGCTTCTGAAACGCTGGTTTTGAAACAGAGAGGGAGAGGAAAATTCATCTTGCCGAGTGTCTGCCTCACTCTTGAGTTAGTGGGGGATCAATTTTGGATTGAAGGATGAGTGTGCTGATCTTGTCCCCCTTGTCTGGCGTATCCCACCGCGACCCATCCTTTCAACACTAACGGACGGTTAGAGCTTAGCGGGAAAGTTTCAATCCTTTCTTGCGCAGTTCTTGTAGGAAAAATTCTTCTAAAGAGATTCGCGCTCGTTTCAACTCCAAAATTTCAGCATCGAGATCAACCAGTTGACTTAAAAAAGCTTTCGGATCATGGCGAGTGGCAAGTTGACCCGACCAACGATTGTCTTCAAAGTCGAGATGAGTGACCCACTGTTTTAAGTGCTCAGGATTGCCGCCTCTGCCAACAACATGATAAGTGTTTTGGTTACCTAATAATTCATCGAGAGAACCCGAACCAATAATTTCTCCTTGCGCTAAAATCGCAACGCGATCGCAGATTTGTTCCACATCGCCTAAGACATGAGAATTAAAAAAGATCGTTTTCCCTTGTGCTTTCAGGTCTAAGATAATCTGACGCATTTGATAACGTCCAATGGGATCCAAACCCGACATGGGTTCGTCTAAGAAAACCACTTCTGGGTCATTGATCAGCGCTTGTGCCATGCCAACCCGTTGTAACATCCCTTTAGAATACTGACGCAGTTGTTTCTTCTGCGCCGTGTTGCGGTCTAGTCCAACCATATCAAGCAGTTGGGGAATGCGTTGCTTTTGGACCGCCCGAGGAAGTTGAAAGAGTCCTGCGGTAAACTCAAGAAATTCCCAAGCGGTTAGATAGTCATAGAGATAAGGATTTTCTGGAAGATAGCCGACCCGTTCTTTGATAGCGCGATCGCCGATGGGTCTTCCTAACAAAACCGCCCGTCCTGAACTGGCTCGAACAATGCCAAGTAAAATTTTGAGTAGCGTTGTTTTTCCGGCACCATTGGGTCCGAGTAAACCAAATGTTTCTCCTTCATACACGGTCAGACTACACCCTTTGAGCGATTCAACCGTCTGATTTAACCAGAATCCGGTTCGATAGACTTTTTTCAGTTCCCAAGTTTGAACGACACAAGTCGCTTCTTCTACGGCAAAGGTTATGTTCGGCTGAGAGATGACTGAACCCATTTTAAATCTTACCTAGAACACTATCTTCTTTTAGTGTTCCCAATTTTGGTTCTCGATCATCATCACGCACTAAAGGAAAATCTTAGTATCCGCCAAAAGGCCAAAAAATAGTATTTTCTTCGTTGAATTCAAGTACTTGACCCAATCGCGATATTGCATTTTGCAACAAAGTAGCAGAATGAATTGGTTTAAATCCTTTACAGTAGAGAAAATAGGCAAAACCAAACGGTAGCACTTGTAAAGTAACGCAACCTATGCACATTAGCGAAATTACCCATCCCAACCAGTTGCACGGGCTATCTATTCGTCAATTGGAAACCCTTGCCCGACAAATTCGAGAAAAACATCTCGAAACAGTTTCCACTAGCGGCGGACACCTTGGACCCGGTTTAGGAGTAGTTGAACTTACTCTCGGCTTGTATCAAACCTTAGATTTAGACCGTGATAAAGTAATTTGGGATGTAGGACACCAAGCTTATCCCCATAAGATGATTACTGGACGGTATCATCGCTTCCATACCCTACGTCAAAAAGATGGTATTGCTGGCTACCTCAAACGCTGTGAAAGCCCATTTGACCATTTTGGGGCAGGACACGCCTCCACAAGTATTTCTGCTGGCTTAGGAATGGCGTTGGCGCGAGATGCCAAAGGAGAAGACTTTAAAGTTGTTTCTGTCATTGGTGATGGTGCTTTAACAGGCGGTATGGCCTTAGAAGCAATTAACCATGCCGGACATTTACCCAATACCAATTTAATGGTGGTTCTCAATGATAATGAGATGTCAATTTCCCCCAATGTGGGCGCGATTTCTCGCTATCTGAATAAGGTGCGTTTATCGCCACCGATGCAGTTTTTAAGTGACAATTTAGAAGAACAATTTAAACATTTACCCTTCTTTGGCGAATCTTTAACCCCAGAAATGGAACGGGTGAAAGAAGGCATGAAGCGACTAGCAGTACCCAAGGTTGGGGCTGTGATTGAAGAATTAGGCTTTAAGTATTTTGGTCCCATTGATGGCCATAACTTAAGTGAATTGATTCATACCTTTAGACAAGCTGAGCAAGTAACCGGTCCCGTTTTAGTCCATGTCGCAACGACAAAAGGCAAAGGTTATGAGATCGCAGAACAAGACCAGGTCGGCTATCATGCTCAAAGTGCCTTCAACATCGCCACGGGAAAAGCGAAACCCTCTAGCAAACCGAAACCCCCGAAATACTGCAAAGTTTTTGCCCACACCCTAACGAAACTTGCTGAAGACAATCCGAAAATTATTGGGATTACTGCTGCGATGGCAACGGGAACCGGTTTAGATAAACTGCAGCAAAAACTCCCCGATCAGTATGTGGATGTCGGTATTGCCGAACAACATGCGGTTACCCTTGCTGCGGGCTTAGCCTGCGAAGGAATGCGCCCTGTCGCTGCGATCTACTCTACGTTCTTACAACGGGCATATGACCAAATCATTCACGATGTCTGCATTCAAAACTTACCCGTCTTCTTCTGTTTAGATCGCGCAGGAATTGTCGGTGCAGATGGTCCCACTCACCAAGGCATGTATGATATTGCCTATCTACGGTGTCTCCCCAATATGGTGATTATGGCGCCGAAAGATGAAGCCGAATTACAACGGATGACCGTCACTGGCATTAATTATACTGATGGCCCGATCGCGATGCGCTATCCCCGTGGCAATGGTATCGGTGTTCCCCTGATGGAAGAAGGTTGGGAACCTGTGGAAATTGGCAAAGGCGAAATCCTTCGTAATGGGGATGATATTCTGTTGTTAGGCTATGGGGCAATGGTTCCCACTGCAATGCAAGCGGCGGAAATTCTCAGTGAACATGGCATTGAAGCGACTGTGATTAATACCCGTTTCGTCAAGCCATTAGATACTGAGTTAATCTTCCCTCTGGCGCAGAAAATTGGACGTGTCGCTACCCTCGAAGAAGGGTGTTTAATGGGTGGCTTTGGTTCTGCGGTAACAGAAGCCTTTATGGACAATAACATCTTAGTTCCGGTCAAACGCTTTGGCGTTCCGGATCAGTTAGTTGATCATGCTAAACCAGAAGAAGCACAAGCTCATTTAGGATTAAATAGTTCTCAAATTGCAGAACAAGTTCTATCCGCTTTCTTCCAGCAAGAAGAACCGGCATCAGCCGTTGCTAAATAAGCATCATTGATTCAATGTTAATGAGGAGAGGGGAAGAAATGAAAACTTTCTCTCTCCTTTATCATGCTACTTGTAATGCTTTTTATGATTTCAAACCACCAAGAGATAACTACAATTTAATACGATTTCTATACAGAATTGCTAAAAAACTAACCACAGAGTCACAGAGAAGCACAGAGGATCTTTAAAGTAGTTTTCTGTTTTGATTGATTCTCATCTTAAATTATTATGATGCCAAATAATGACCTAAGTCTCACTTTAAATAAGGTTATAAATAAGCAAGTCATTACAGAAAATGAGAAAACTCTATTAGCGCGATCACGCTTCCCTTTCCCTAAGCTAGATGACAATTATTCACTGAAAACACAACTTGATTTCTTTCCGACTGCCTACTCCACGATCCAAAATTACTGTTCTCATGTTGGCTTATCTGAAACAAACAGCTTAGAATTATTATGGCGATTGTGGCTTCCTTTAGCCTTGCAAATTGTTGGTAAAAAAAATGAGCGATCCTCTGCAATTATCCAAGGCATTTTAGGGCTTCAAGGAACCGGAAAAACAACTTTATCAACTCTCTTGAGTCTACTTTTAAATAATTTAGGTTATCATACTATTACCCTGTCCATTGATGATTTATATAAAACGTATACTGACCGTCAACAACTGCAAAGAGATGACCCCCGCTTGATTTGGCGCGGTCCCCCTGGAACCCATGATGTTAACTTAGGAATTGAATTATTAGACCAAATCCGGAACGGGAAAACCCCCCTTTCTATTCCGAGATTTGATAAGTCAGCCTTTCACGGAATGGGCGATCGCGCCACCCCAGAAGTGATTAATAATAAAGTTGATATCTTATTATTTGAAGGTTGGTTTGTTGGCGTTCAACCGATACCGGAAAGTGTTTTTCAGTCTCCACCGCCACCAATTATAACCATAGCTGATCGTCAGTTTGCAAGGGATAACAACCGTCGTTTAGAGGCTTATCTTCCCTTATGGAATCGGTTAGATGGTTTAATTATTTTATCTCCGGTTGATTATCGATTGAGTCAAATTAGGAAGGTGCCTGCTTTGACCGTTGTTCAACAGTGGCGTAAAGAAGCAGAGCAAAAAATGGTTGCCCAGGGAAAATCAGGAATGACTGAAACAGAAATTAATCAGTTTGTGGAATACTTTTGGCGAGCGCTGCATCCAGAGTTATTTATTACACCGTTAATTGAAAGTCAACAGGGGGTTGATATGGTAATTGAAATTGATGAAAATCATCTTCCAAACCACATTCACACCCCCACTGTCACATTGTCCATTTTCCCCAACTGAAATGAGAAGAATTCAACTGTTGCGATCGAGTCGTTAGTTTTCTTCTAAACTTAGTTCATATGATACTTGAATGACACCCGGAATTTCTTTGATACTATCAACTAGAGAACGAGCCGTTTGACGGTCATTTACTTGACCTGATAGCAAAACAGAACCATTAGACGATTGAACCACTAACTCGTCATTGAGATCTTTAACGGTGTTGATAATTTCTTGATCCCCTTTGCGGTTTCCAGAATTTGAACCCTGAACGTACTCTAACCCAATATATTGACCAGAACTGGTCGTTGCTTGCAGTTCTTGTTCGGGTGCCGGTTTTTCTGAGATTTCAGGAGCACTGAGGGCAGTAGGAGAGTTCATGAGTCCAAAACTTCCCCAAGTGAATAAGGTAATACTTGCTACGAAAAGAGGAAAGTTTAATCGGCGAGATTCTCTACGAATTAGGCTTTGGGTTAGGAGCGCTAATGCTAATCCTGCCGTTAGAGTGAGTCCAAACCCGTTTGTGAAATTTGCCATAATTAACCTCTCTTTAAGCGAGCGCATCTCATCTCTTACAGAGTTTAAAAACTCATTTTTTTCACTCACTTCCAACCGAGGAAAGAGAATTTGACAATGACCTGAGGAAAAGGGGACGCATGGGATACGTCCCGATAACGATTAGGAATTCACCGTTACTGCATCTGCAGCGGGTGCTAAATCTTGGAAAAGCGGTGTACTGAGATAGCGTTCCCCATAACTGGGTTGTACCATAACAATGAGCTTTCCTTTATTTTCAGGACGCTGAGCGACTTGAACGGCAGCGCAAAGCGCAGCCCCCGTAGAAATTCCCGAGAGAATTCCTTCTTCATTGGCTAAGCGACGACCATAAAAAATGGCTTCTTCATCGGTTACTGTTACGACTTCATCGAGGATTTCTACATTTAAGACTTTGGGAATAAATCCAGCACCTAACCCTTGGATTTTGTGGGGACCGGGTTGTCCGCCGGACAAAATGGGGCTACCACTCGGTTCCACTGCAACCACTTGCAATTCTGGCTTGCGTTCTTTAATGACTTCCGCAACCCCAGTAATGGTTCCACCCGTGCCAATACCAGCGACAAAAATATCAATTTCTCCATCAGTATCTTCCCAAATTTCTTCGGCAGTGGTTTGACGATGGATTTCTGGGTTAGCTGGATTATTAAATTGTTGTAACATATAGGCATTGGGGGTAGTATCAACAATTTCTTGTGCTCGTTGAATACAGCCACCCATTCCTTGTATCCCTGGTGTCAGTTCTAATTGCGCGCCATAGGCTCTTAACATGGCTCGACGCTCATTACTCATGGTTTCTGGCATGGTGAGAATCAGTTTATACCCCTTAGCAGCAGCGGTCATAGCCAGGGCAATTCCTGTATTGCCAGAGGTGGGTTCAACTAAAACGGTTTTCCCTGGTTCAATAATTCCTTTCGCTTCGGCGCTGTTAATCATGTTAATGCCGATGCGGTCTTTTACAGAGGCAGAAGGATTCATGCCTTCGAGTTTGAGAACAATCTTACCCACACAGCCTTCACTTGTTGGAATGCGGTTCAGTTGGACGAGGGGAGTGCGACCAATGAGTTCGGTGATATTACTGGCGATACGCATAGTTAAATGGCAATTAAAGTTTTCAACGAAAAAGAGGACTCTTATACCTCGCGTTCACATCAGCATCAATTGAAAAAAAAAGTACTTGTTGCAAGGTATAAACCGATGTTTATCTAAGTCGTTTTAATCTATCATATGCCAGTTAGATATCCGTTCTCCTAAGCTTCAATCACAACTCGCAAGTTACCTCGTTTACGAACAACCCGACAAGCCGTTGCCCCATCCGACTGTTCAAACTCTAAATCGAGGACCGTTTCACCAATTTTCAGGTTATCTAGAGAGAGAGACTGAATGGATGAGGGGAGGGTGGGATGAATAATCCGTAAACAATTGTTGGCAGCATCGGGTTGTAAGTTAATCATCAGTTGTAGCAACTGAAAGACGGTTCCGGTTGCCCAAGCTTGCGGAGAACATGCGACCGGA includes:
- a CDS encoding 1-deoxy-D-xylulose-5-phosphate synthase, whose protein sequence is MHISEITHPNQLHGLSIRQLETLARQIREKHLETVSTSGGHLGPGLGVVELTLGLYQTLDLDRDKVIWDVGHQAYPHKMITGRYHRFHTLRQKDGIAGYLKRCESPFDHFGAGHASTSISAGLGMALARDAKGEDFKVVSVIGDGALTGGMALEAINHAGHLPNTNLMVVLNDNEMSISPNVGAISRYLNKVRLSPPMQFLSDNLEEQFKHLPFFGESLTPEMERVKEGMKRLAVPKVGAVIEELGFKYFGPIDGHNLSELIHTFRQAEQVTGPVLVHVATTKGKGYEIAEQDQVGYHAQSAFNIATGKAKPSSKPKPPKYCKVFAHTLTKLAEDNPKIIGITAAMATGTGLDKLQQKLPDQYVDVGIAEQHAVTLAAGLACEGMRPVAAIYSTFLQRAYDQIIHDVCIQNLPVFFCLDRAGIVGADGPTHQGMYDIAYLRCLPNMVIMAPKDEAELQRMTVTGINYTDGPIAMRYPRGNGIGVPLMEEGWEPVEIGKGEILRNGDDILLLGYGAMVPTAMQAAEILSEHGIEATVINTRFVKPLDTELIFPLAQKIGRVATLEEGCLMGGFGSAVTEAFMDNNILVPVKRFGVPDQLVDHAKPEEAQAHLGLNSSQIAEQVLSAFFQQEEPASAVAK
- a CDS encoding polyprenyl synthetase family protein; this translates as MSMSDQSICKQPLAFDLDSYLQARKAVVEKALDQSLTMGEPPVIYDAMRYSLLAGGKRLRPILCLATCELVGGTIEMAMPTACALEMIHTMSLIHDDLPAMDNDDYRRGQLTNHKKFGEDIAILAGDGLLAYAFEYIAAQTQGVNPSAVLQVIAKLGHAVGATGLVGGQVVDLASEGNPDIGLETLNYIHTHKTGALLEACVVTGAMLGEASAEDLGRLSRYAYDIGLAFQIVDDILDITATQEELGKTAGKDVEANKATYPRLLGLEASKTKADELTQAACAELSGYGDAALPLQAIAQLIATRKN
- a CDS encoding glycerate kinase, which encodes MMPNNDLSLTLNKVINKQVITENEKTLLARSRFPFPKLDDNYSLKTQLDFFPTAYSTIQNYCSHVGLSETNSLELLWRLWLPLALQIVGKKNERSSAIIQGILGLQGTGKTTLSTLLSLLLNNLGYHTITLSIDDLYKTYTDRQQLQRDDPRLIWRGPPGTHDVNLGIELLDQIRNGKTPLSIPRFDKSAFHGMGDRATPEVINNKVDILLFEGWFVGVQPIPESVFQSPPPPIITIADRQFARDNNRRLEAYLPLWNRLDGLIILSPVDYRLSQIRKVPALTVVQQWRKEAEQKMVAQGKSGMTETEINQFVEYFWRALHPELFITPLIESQQGVDMVIEIDENHLPNHIHTPTVTLSIFPN
- a CDS encoding divergent PAP2 family protein, with the protein product MDNFASIVENHLLWVSLIACLVAQGLKLVIEFFREGKFNLRSLFTTGGMPSAHSALVASLATGVGIREGWESTDFAIALLFAIIVMFDAAGVRQAAGKQARLLNQIVDELFQEHKDFNEEKLKELLGHTPLQVIVGVILGVAIALLAQSWL
- a CDS encoding ATP-binding cassette domain-containing protein, which translates into the protein MGSVISQPNITFAVEEATCVVQTWELKKVYRTGFWLNQTVESLKGCSLTVYEGETFGLLGPNGAGKTTLLKILLGIVRASSGRAVLLGRPIGDRAIKERVGYLPENPYLYDYLTAWEFLEFTAGLFQLPRAVQKQRIPQLLDMVGLDRNTAQKKQLRQYSKGMLQRVGMAQALINDPEVVFLDEPMSGLDPIGRYQMRQIILDLKAQGKTIFFNSHVLGDVEQICDRVAILAQGEIIGSGSLDELLGNQNTYHVVGRGGNPEHLKQWVTHLDFEDNRWSGQLATRHDPKAFLSQLVDLDAEILELKRARISLEEFFLQELRKKGLKLSR
- a CDS encoding BON domain-containing protein, with product MANFTNGFGLTLTAGLALALLTQSLIRRESRRLNFPLFVASITLFTWGSFGLMNSPTALSAPEISEKPAPEQELQATTSSGQYIGLEYVQGSNSGNRKGDQEIINTVKDLNDELVVQSSNGSVLLSGQVNDRQTARSLVDSIKEIPGVIQVSYELSLEEN
- the folD gene encoding bifunctional methylenetetrahydrofolate dehydrogenase/methenyltetrahydrofolate cyclohydrolase FolD: MFAMTSQMAKRLDGKALAQQIQGELKQRVEQLQAQVGRPPGLAVIMVGDDPASGVYVRNKERACEKLGITSFGEHFPSTTTQVELEAKIIELNEDPRVDGILVQLPLPEHLDAIQALYKIAPEKDVDGLHPTNLGRLIRGEPGLRSCTPAGVMRLLDTYHLPIASKNALVIGRSILVGKPLALMLLAANATVTIAHGETPPDQLRALAQQADILSVAVGQPNLITADMVKPGAIVVDVGINRIQDETGKNRLIGDVNHEQVATVASYLTPVPGGIGPMTVTMLLENTVKSFEQRFLSMVPH
- a CDS encoding HAD-IC family P-type ATPase, with the translated sequence MEIERQARQASAQSIAEVLASLSVDPKQGLTIAQVQKRQQTYGLNQLQKVKGRSPWQIFVDQFKSPIIGLLGIAAVLSFAFREWIEGIAILIAIALNAGIGFVTEIKAVRSMEALQKLSQTYATLRREGRVVSVNTEELVPGDIVLLEGGDLVPADLRVLECSKLQADESALTGESVPVSKGVASLEANLPLAEQKNLLFKGTAVTRGSGTGVVIATGMRTELGKISKLMAEAEAEVTPLEKRLEQLSRRLIWFTLVLAVFVAVSGILGGQDLLLMVETAIALAVAVIPEGLPIVATVALARGMWRMAKRNALMNRLSAVETLGATNIICTDKTGTLTENRMTLTQIALADGDFAVTGQGLAQQGDFILNQERIDPSQHNPLQALLTVAVLCNNATLPNANDQNLIGDPTEVALLVAGAKAGLDRHQLLEKLPEVQEVAFDSESKRMATIHEADNWHHPFFGGIESTEASYLVAVKGALESVLPLCSHQLIDREERSLTNKVRKQWRDRAIEMAAEGLRVLSMAYKVVDDPEKDPYENLVWLGVVGLLDPPRLSVKEAIQDCHQAGIRVIMLTGDQSVTARKIGIAVGLIADESSQVRQGDALEHLDQLSVSEQQQLLQVPIFARVTPEQKLNLITLHQRHQAIIAMTGDGINDAPALKKADIGIAMGERGTQVAKDSADMVLQDDAFSTIVFAIAQGRTIFNNIRQFTLYLLSGNVGEIIAVAITSFLGAPLPILPLQILFLNAVNDVFPALALGAGEGNDAVMQRPPRDPQEALLTRYYWLMISLYGVIIAVTILGIFAIALQVFAFPLEQAVTISFLTLAFGRLWHVFNMRDTGSGLFRNEISVNPYIWGALGICTGLLLLATYTPGVSTVLSLVHPGLEGWGLILVASFVPLLLGQLLKRWF